AGCAAATTGAAGAAGCTTTTGGTGTAAGTGCCGCTGCTCCCGTTGGTGGCATGATGATGGCTGCTCCTGCTGCCGCTGCTGCTGAGGAAGCTGAAGAGAAAACTGAATTTGACGTTATTCTCGAAGAAGTTCCTGCTGACAAGAAAATTGCTGTTCTTAAGGTTGTTCGTGGCATCACCGGCCTCGGTCTGAAAGAAGCTAAAGAAATGGTTGAAT
The nucleotide sequence above comes from [Synechococcus] sp. NIES-970. Encoded proteins:
- the rplL gene encoding ribosomal protein L7/L12, with translation MSANTDEILEKLKSLTLLEAADLVKQIEEAFGVSAAAPVGGMMMAAPAAAAAEEAEEKTEFDVILEEVPADKKIAVLKVVRGITGLGLKEAKEMVESAPKPIKEGTGKEDAEAVKKQLEEAGAKASVK